Below is a genomic region from Bacillota bacterium.
ATTTAATGAGTTCATAGCCTTGCTTAAAGAAACATCGGTTGCTGGATATATCACAGTTATCGATCTTACTAAAGCGGCAGATTTAGTTAGAAGCCGCACGTTTCAGGCGTTTTTCCCTCTTATATCAATTGCTATCATCTATCTTGTTCTTGTAATAGGCTTGACATGGGTGCAGAGAAGCATCGAAAGGAGGCTGCGCAAGAGTGATAGACATTAAAAACCTTACTAAAAGTTTCGGCAATAATCAGGTTCTCAAAGGGATCGATGAACACATCGACAAAGGAGAAAAGGTCGTTATCATCGGGCCGTCAGGTTCAGGAAAATCAACTTTTTTGCGTTGCCTTAATTTGCTTGAACAGCCTACGAGCGGTGAAATCTGGTTTGAAGGCAATCAAATAACCGATCCTAAATGCAATATAAACGCTTTGCGGCAGAAAATGGGCATGGTGTTTCAGCATTTTAACCTATTTCCACATCTTACAGTAAAGGAAAATATTACTCTGGCACCAGTGAAACTTGGGCTTATGTCGCAAAAAGACGCACAGGCGCGCGCTATTGAACTGCTTCAGAGGATAGGTCTGGCAGATAAGTTAGAAGAATACCCCAATATGCTGTCCGGTGGTCAGAAACAGAGGATCGCTATTGTCAGAGCACTTGCGATGAACCCTGATGTAATGCTTTTCGACGAGCCGACAAGTGCACTTGAT
It encodes:
- a CDS encoding amino acid ABC transporter ATP-binding protein; protein product: MIDIKNLTKSFGNNQVLKGIDEHIDKGEKVVIIGPSGSGKSTFLRCLNLLEQPTSGEIWFEGNQITDPKCNINALRQKMGMVFQHFNLFPHLTVKENITLAPVKLGLMSQKDAQARAIELLQRIGLADKLEEYPNMLSGGQKQRIAIVRALAMNPDVMLFDEPTSALDPEMVGEVLDVMRELADAGMTMVLVTHEMGFAKEIATRVLFMDEGRILEQGDPKQFFANPQNQRLKDFLSKVL